A portion of the Juglans microcarpa x Juglans regia isolate MS1-56 chromosome 1D, Jm3101_v1.0, whole genome shotgun sequence genome contains these proteins:
- the LOC121264607 gene encoding LOW QUALITY PROTEIN: probable RNA-binding protein ARP1 (The sequence of the model RefSeq protein was modified relative to this genomic sequence to represent the inferred CDS: inserted 1 base in 1 codon), with protein MTMSNNNMGLFGDTTLTKVFVGGLAWETPKEAMREHFEKYGEILEAVIISDKVTGRSKGYGFVTFKEAEAAKKACEDATPIINGRRANCNLASLGARRPRSASTTPPQQGSNGGARPATGAPANQVQWYYPAGTPPSPFHPQXLPFYGYSPTYIATDHISYNHKLNYTGGAYMNGHYSQVYPAGQPIVGGNTLMPMYPYYHNYHQSQTVGLPAHFFSPSAARVPMNAVPAIMSKPPPIAPNTVCLAVE; from the exons ATGACCATGAGCAACAATAATATGGGGCTGTTCGGGGACACGACACTAACCAAGGTGTTTGTCGGAGGGCTGGCATGGGAGACGCCGAAGGAGGCCATGAGAGAGCACTTTGAGAAGTACGGTGAGATATTGGAGGCCGTGATCATCTCTGATAAGGTCACTGGCAGATCCAAGGGCTACGGATTC GTGACGTTCAAGGAGGCTGAAGCAGCTAAGAAGGCTTGCGAGGATGCTACGCCCATCATCAATGGACGCCGAGCCAACTGCAACCTGGCTTCGCTCGGAGCTCGGCGCCCAAGGTCGGCTTCCACCACCCCTCCTCAACAAG GATCCAACGGTGGAGCAAGGCCCGCGACAGGTGCACCTGCAAATCAAGTGCAATGGTACTATCCGGCGGGGACACCCCCATCGCCCTTTCATCCCC CCCTTCCTTTCTATGG gTACTCTCCCACCTACATTGCCACAGATCATATCAGTTACAATCAT AAGCTAAACTACACCGGCGGGGCGTACATGAATGGGCATTACTCCCAAGTGTATCCGGCGGGGCAACCTATTGTGGGTGGAAACACGTTGATGCCAATGTACCCCTATTACCATAATTACCACCAATCACAAACAGTGGGACTGCCAGCTCATTTCTTCTCGCCTTCAGCAGCGAGAGTACCCATGAACGCAGTCCCGGCAATCATGTCAAAACCACCACCAATTGCTCCCAACACAG TTTGCTTGGCTGTGGAATAG
- the LOC121248284 gene encoding nuclear transcription factor Y subunit B-1-like, with translation MAEAPTSPAGGSHESGGDQSPRSAGVREQDRYLPIANISRIMKKALPANGKIAKDAKDTMQECVSEFISFITSEASDKCQKEKRKTINGDDLLWAMATLGFEDYIEPLKVYLARYRELEGDSKGSARGGDASVKRDVVGGLAAQNPQFADAEG, from the exons ATGGCGGAGGCTCCGACAAGTCCAGCGGGTGGGAGTCACGAGAGCGGTGGCGATCAGAGCCCACGCTCGGCGGGGGTGCGCGAGCAGGACCGCTATTTACCGATCGCGAACATCAGTAGAATCATGAAGAAAGCGTTGCCAGCCAACGGCAAGATCGCCAAGGACGCCAAGGACACCATGCAGGAATGCGTCTCCGAATTCATCAGCTTCATCACCAGCGA GGCGAGCGATAAGTGccagaaggagaagaggaagaccATTAACGGCGATGATTTGTTGTGGGCAATGGCAACGTTAGGGTTTGAGGACTATATCGAGCCACTTAAGGTGTACCTAGCTAGGTACAGAGAG TTAGAG GGTGATTCCAAAGGATCTGCTAGGGGTGGAGATGCATCTGTTAAAAGGGATGTGGTTGGTGGTCTTGCCGCTCAAAATCCACAG TTTGCTGATGCTGAAGGTTAA